Proteins encoded within one genomic window of Microbacterium sp. zg-B185:
- a CDS encoding lytic transglycosylase domain-containing protein, with protein MTSGNEMIPARGMPRQDAATLDTAAVAVASHRRSPTSPRWSRRRGVAGVFAAFAVIGFAAAYIGPTGVALTEARAQEPIPVTLYSSTLDDAQRLLLAREAGEQAAADLDRAGYTVYVTPKPTPTPEPVVAANDDAEESSSSGWRPPFVTPDPGTAQGIAYEMVLARGWGDDQFACLVALWNRESGWRVNAYNSGSGAYGIPQALPGNKMASAGADWETNPATQISWGLGYIGGRYGSPCGAWDHSERVGWY; from the coding sequence GTGACTTCCGGCAACGAGATGATTCCCGCCCGAGGAATGCCCCGTCAGGATGCGGCGACCCTCGACACGGCGGCGGTAGCAGTGGCCTCCCACCGGCGGAGCCCCACCTCTCCGCGCTGGTCGCGCCGCCGCGGCGTCGCCGGCGTGTTCGCCGCGTTCGCCGTCATCGGGTTCGCGGCCGCGTACATCGGACCCACCGGCGTCGCGCTCACCGAGGCGCGCGCGCAGGAGCCTATACCCGTCACGCTCTACTCCAGCACGCTGGATGACGCGCAGCGGCTGCTGCTCGCACGCGAGGCCGGCGAGCAGGCCGCGGCTGATCTGGACCGTGCCGGCTACACCGTGTACGTCACCCCCAAGCCGACGCCGACACCGGAGCCGGTCGTCGCCGCGAACGACGACGCGGAGGAGTCCTCCTCGTCGGGGTGGCGACCGCCGTTCGTCACACCGGATCCCGGTACCGCGCAGGGCATCGCCTACGAGATGGTGCTGGCGCGCGGATGGGGCGATGACCAGTTCGCCTGCCTCGTCGCGCTGTGGAACCGCGAATCCGGCTGGCGGGTCAATGCGTACAACTCCGGCAGCGGCGCCTATGGCATCCCGCAGGCCCTCCCCGGCAACAAGATGGCCAGCGCAGGCGCGGACTGGGAGACCAACCCGGCCACGCAGATCTCGTGGGGCCTCGGCTACATCGGCGGTCGCTACGGATCGCCGTGCGGTGCGTGGGACCACTCCGAGCGCGTCGGCTGGTACTGA
- a CDS encoding alpha/beta hydrolase yields MDIRGPVLLPARREDIELHTLDDLTLVGELAVPADREPVATLVTLHPLPTAGGFMDSHILRKAAARLPALADLAVLRFNTRGTTSPRGTSEGAFDGGRAEAFDLAAAMDFVRTRRLPRPWLVGWSFGTEVALKYGLDHDIEGVILLSPPLHRTTPEEVAAWAGGSRRVVVVVPELDDYLRPDEAAEKFASLPDAVLIPVEGGKHLWVGESQTRRVLTEIVAAVNPDALPLATEWDGPLSQ; encoded by the coding sequence ATGGACATCCGCGGACCCGTGCTCCTGCCTGCCCGGCGGGAGGACATCGAACTGCACACCCTGGACGACCTGACCCTGGTCGGGGAGCTGGCCGTCCCGGCGGATCGGGAACCGGTCGCCACCCTGGTGACCCTGCATCCGCTGCCCACGGCCGGTGGGTTCATGGACTCGCACATCCTCCGCAAGGCGGCGGCCCGTCTTCCCGCTCTGGCCGACCTCGCCGTCCTGCGATTCAACACGCGGGGGACCACGTCGCCGCGCGGCACCAGCGAGGGCGCTTTCGACGGCGGTCGCGCGGAGGCGTTCGACCTGGCTGCCGCGATGGATTTCGTGCGCACGCGCCGGCTGCCGCGCCCCTGGCTGGTGGGCTGGTCGTTCGGCACGGAGGTGGCGCTGAAGTACGGACTGGACCACGACATCGAGGGAGTGATCCTCCTCTCGCCGCCGCTGCACAGGACGACGCCCGAAGAGGTCGCAGCCTGGGCGGGCGGTTCTCGTCGCGTCGTCGTGGTCGTCCCCGAGCTGGACGACTATCTGCGCCCCGACGAGGCCGCGGAGAAGTTCGCGTCCCTTCCGGATGCGGTGCTCATCCCGGTCGAGGGCGGCAAGCACCTGTGGGTGGGGGAGAGCCAGACCCGACGGGTCCTCACCGAGATCGTGGCGGCCGTCAACCCGGACGCTTTGCCGCTCGCCACCGAATGGGACGGACCGCTCAGCCAGTGA
- a CDS encoding AI-2E family transporter, which translates to MKVHNPFRVAFVATLGVGLGMVLIGSIQTLSTILLYVGTALFLSLGLEPAISFLERRKLRRWAAVLITILAVLAAFAGIVLMLVPIITSQVSQLIAAITRVVQRGTTLDDIKEWLGGVFPNLDVEEVFVFVQDWIENLDYASIGEGVLAVGAGVLAGLAGAFIVLILTIYFTASTPNLKAAVYQLVPASKRARFIDIAEQITKSVGYFVMGQVTMGVINGVLSAILLSIIGAPFPAVLAVVAFFFSLIPLVGTLTGSAIIVLTCLGLGSPTTALIAAIYYLIYMQIEAYVISPRVMNRAVSVPGAVVVIAALAGGSLLGLLGALIAIPVAASILIIYRQVVIPRQNER; encoded by the coding sequence ATGAAGGTGCACAACCCGTTCCGCGTCGCGTTCGTGGCGACTTTGGGCGTCGGACTCGGGATGGTCCTGATCGGGAGCATCCAGACCCTGTCGACCATCCTGCTGTACGTCGGCACGGCGCTGTTCCTGAGCCTCGGTCTGGAGCCTGCGATCTCCTTCCTCGAGCGGCGCAAGCTGCGGCGCTGGGCGGCGGTTCTCATCACGATCCTGGCGGTCCTGGCTGCCTTCGCCGGGATCGTGCTGATGCTGGTGCCCATCATCACCAGCCAGGTCAGCCAGCTGATCGCGGCGATCACGCGAGTCGTGCAGCGCGGGACGACCCTCGATGACATCAAGGAATGGCTGGGCGGAGTCTTCCCGAATCTCGATGTCGAAGAGGTCTTCGTCTTCGTCCAGGACTGGATCGAGAACCTCGACTATGCGTCGATCGGCGAAGGCGTTCTGGCGGTCGGCGCCGGCGTGCTCGCCGGCCTGGCCGGAGCGTTCATCGTCCTGATCCTGACCATCTACTTCACGGCATCCACTCCCAACCTGAAAGCCGCCGTCTACCAACTCGTGCCGGCATCCAAGCGCGCGCGGTTCATCGACATCGCCGAGCAGATCACGAAATCCGTCGGCTACTTCGTCATGGGTCAGGTCACCATGGGCGTCATCAACGGCGTGCTCAGCGCGATCCTCCTCTCCATCATCGGGGCCCCCTTCCCCGCGGTGCTGGCCGTCGTGGCCTTCTTCTTCTCGCTGATCCCGCTGGTGGGCACGCTGACCGGCTCGGCGATCATCGTCCTGACGTGCCTCGGCCTCGGCTCCCCGACGACGGCGCTGATCGCGGCGATCTATTACCTGATCTACATGCAGATCGAGGCGTACGTCATCTCGCCGCGGGTCATGAACCGAGCGGTGTCGGTCCCCGGCGCGGTCGTGGTGATCGCCGCCCTCGCGGGCGGGTCGCTGCTGGGTCTGCTGGGAGCGCTGATCGCGATTCCGGTCGCCGCCAGCATCCTGATCATCTACCGGCAGGTCGTGATCCCGCGCCAGAACGAGCGCTGA